The window cagccccatacTCTTCCTTTGTGCCCGGAGCCACCGTGGGTCGGTGCTGCTGGATCCGTGGGCATCTCTTCCTCAGCGCTGTCTCAGCATGAGCTTACCCCTGGGCCCAGCTGCTCCTCAGCCAGTGAAACTCGACCCCCGCGGGGCCCCCGTGCTCTGCTCCGCTCTCAAAGTGACTTTGTGTTGCTCTCACACAGAACAGCCCCTTTCTCGCCGCGCAGCCACTGGGCCAGATCGGTTACTGCTGGCAGGAGGATGCGCCCCCCTGCTGCCGCCGGGGGGATGAATTATTGATCAGGGGCAGATGGGCTGTTTGGCAGGACATCTCTTGCTCAGCTGGAGCGATGGGCAGGGGCTCAGGAAAGGAGAGATGGGCCTGGGCTGATGGGAAGGGGCAACAACATGACATGGGGCAGAGAGAGCAGCTGTGTATGTCAGACCAGacccaccccacctggtgctggCTGACGCTGGCTCCACATTGCACCCGGCACTTCCTTGCCTGGCAGGTCTGGCCCTCCCCGATTGGACCCAGCCCCGGGCAGGGAAACAGCCAGGCCCACACTTCTGCCAGCACCCTGGCTTCTGGCACCCTTGGGGACTTGTCCGGTGCTAGCTGGGCACCAGCACCTCcctgggagctggggtgtgtCGGAACTGGAGCCTTCTTGCCcctggggatggggcggggggtcaCTTCCCAGCCCCGCTGAAAGATTCTGGACTCAGTTAACTCCCAGGGGATGGGGGACTGGATTCCTGCCTGGTGGCCTGGCCAGACCACCCCCCTTGTGCCTGTCTCCCCACAGATCCTGGCACAAGAGGCAGCTGGGGGGGacccagagaggggaagggatgcagcGCTGCAGCGGGTGGAGGGGGGTCACTGTCCCCCATTGCAGAGCCATCAGGTTCCATCTGCAGGATCCCAGCGGGCAAGGGATCAATTTCCCCCCCACCGCAACCAGAGCTCCGGCCTGGCTCCAGGGTCGGACTTTCATTGTGATAAGGCCATGCTGGCTCAGCCACCCCGGCCCTTTGCTGCTGCGCCTCCTCAGGGCCAAATCATCCCCTTCCCTCCTGTCGCCGCCACTGGGGGAGGTGAAGGAAAAGCACCTGACAAGGCGAAATCCAAGCCGCGGCCTGCGCCGAACCCGAGCCTCCATATCGAGCTGCTTCCTCTCACCCCGGCACGTGGCAGAGATGCCCAGAGAGGCAGAGCTAGGTCCTGGGAACTGCAACACAGGTGGGATTGTTCCAGGTGggctgagatgcggccacctctggggtcgGGATGCAgaggctgtttatacagggatccctcacccaaTCAGGGCTGATAAGATGAGATGAAAGGGGGCCTATTGTACTGGCCTCCCTGAGCATGAGGGGCTCCCAAAATGTCTATaactgggaggaggtggggccccAGCCAACATGGTGTACCAGGGACCTAAATTTCTCTTGATGGACCTGCACCCAGCACCATGaagcagccacctctagggtgggGTTGTGGCAGTTATTTATAAGGAGTACCTCACctagcactgagatgcagccacctttggggtGGGGCATGGAAGCTGTTTATACAGGGCTCCCTCACctagcactgagatgcagccacctctgaggtgggggCATGGCAGTGGTTTATTATTTGTGTGGTAGGACTGCCTGGGGGCACCAGTCCCAGAGCAGGGTCCGTGTGCCAGGTGCAAACGTAGGAATGACTCACCTAGCAGTGAAATGCCACCATTCAAGGGAAGGGCACCCCGCCCCATTCCCTGGAGCACAGCAccccacagcattgcactggggcCTGCCCTGACTGCGAGGgaagagcgccccctgctgatttGTTTATGGTGATgtcccagcctgcagcagcctGGCTCTCCACCCATGCACAGATGTGCTGTCCACTGCCTGGGGACTGGCCgggagtgagggggaagggggcttCTGAGCTGGGCCTTGCCAAACTCACTGCCCAGATCACATGCAGGATTTGTTGGAGGGGCCGagttccccactgcccccctccccccacgcacACGTGCCAGTGAGCTGCAAACCTGGCCGCTGGCTGGTGTTGGCTATGCCCTGTGGTTGCCCtttgcctacccccactgggagctggggaaccGGCTGGGCGGGGAGCCCCGGGTGTGATCTGGGCACCATCAGGATGCTACATCCCCTGCCTGCTTTGGGGATACTGGCCCACACTGGCTGCCAACGCCCCTCCGGGCCGGGCCTCTGCCAGGCTGCATGACTCAGGAAACCACCCGTCTCATGGGCGACAGCATGTGTGTGAAtatgcccctccccgccccccaactgcAGCTCTGCACCTTCctttgtctctccccccacccgctCTAGCGCccatctcttccttccccccagccctcggtgttcccctccccaccccattcctcccTCTGCCCGTCCATCTCAGCCCTCTCCCCGACAATCCAGCCACAGGAGGGGGTCCGGGCAGCCCCACGAAGTGCCCTCGCTAGGAGAGGCTGCGGAGCAGGGCCTGGCATGGGTGGAAGCCAGACCCCTGTGTGCTCGTCTGCAGGGCTCCAGGCTGCCCCTAGCAGGATCCAGCCCGACGCCTGTGGGGAGCCCACGCCAGAGGATCTGGGGGGCACAACGCTGGCACGGATGGGGCTGCCAGGCTGGGATCTGGGACCAGGCTCCCCTCCCCGAACTCTGGTATCCACCcagatctgggggggggggaggcaactGGGTCCCCACAGCctggccaccccccacccccaagctgtGCGGATGGGGGTCTGTGGGCCCAGGGGTCTCTGCCGACTGGGGTCAGCTGTGCCTAATACAGCTGTGGTGccacagcaccccctggtggGAAACAGCAGCACTGCAGGCATGCCATGGGGCAGGGTGAGTGGGGGTCCCTGGCGCACCAAAATGAATACACAGCCCAGCACCGCCCCACGCGTGGGCGCATTCACACGCCCAGCCCGGCACTGCCCCATGCCCCataccctcccctccccgcaaccCCCTGACGGACAGAGCAGCAGTGAATTCAGCAGGGAGATGCCTTTAATGAGCTGACGGACAGAGCAGCAGTGAATTCAGCAGGGAGATGCCTTTAATGAGCTGACGGACAGAGCAGCAGTGAATTCAGCAGGGAGATGCCTTTAATGAGATGATCCAGGAACAGGCTGGAGCCGCTGCCTGGCCCGAGGGTCCCGCCGGGCTGGCACAGAGGAGAGCTGAAAGGCTGAACCAACCTAGCTGCAGATAGCTGCTTGCTGGAGCCCTGGGAGGAGAAATTCCACCTCCCCGGCCCCTCGGCCTCGCCTGCATCACCTGGCAAACCCAGATGGCCTGGTGCCGCTGCTTCCCTCGCTGCTTTTCTCCCGCCAGGGGCCAAGGACACAGGCTGGGCCAGTTCCCTCTTGGGTTCTCCTGCGCTGGCCCGAGGgcgtggggtggggatgggggtggccACCACTTTGGGGAACCAACCCCATCCAAACccagaaggaaagaagaaacctggagggggcgggggggggggcatcgcTACAGGGCGTGGGCTTTGCAAAACGTATGTGGCTGTCTCTGGGAGAGCGGTTcgggggtcagagctgggggggggctgggagttaggactcctgggttctgttcccagctctgggaggggagtggggtctagtgggttagagcagggggggctgggagccaggactcctgggttctagccctggctttgagcagggagtgAGGTCTAGTGCATGGGCAGCGTGTGACTCCCACGTTTGGGGAGGCTGGGCATGAGCATAGGAtactccctaaaagtgggggggggggcgaccgGATCATGACCCTGCCCCCTACTGCGCCCCGAGGTCCACCCCCGCTCGGCCTCCTccccctgaggctccaccccaggccctgctcctgcttggCCCCCTCCGCCCCGGGGTGGAGGattcttgggggaagaggcggagcgaggATGGGACCTtgaggggaagaggctgagtgggggcgggaagaggagcaacatgggcggggccatgggggaagaggctgagtgggggcggggcctcagggcggAGCATGGGAGCCCTTTCGGGGGCAGCACTCCAAAGGGGGTGGGCCAGCGCGCCTCCAGAGGGAGGGGCACTGCATCCTGTTTAGGGGAGGCTTAGCCCCCCCGGCCTCTTATACCTGCCACCCGTGGTCTAGTgtcggggttctcaaacttcattgcaccgcgacccccttctgacaacaaaatcaCTTCACGACCCCGGGagaggggaccgaagcctgagcccgcccgagcTCCACTgccccagggtggggtgggggccaaagcccgagccccactgctctgggcaggggcccaAAGCTGAAGGGCTttagccccaggcagggggcctgcaacctgcGTCCTgcagccctcgggctttggcttcggccccgggcctcagcaagtctaagccagccctggcgaccccatccAAGGCATGGGTCatgatccacagtttgagaaccgctggtctagtgGGTTAAAgtgaggggactgggagccaggactcctgggttcttctcCCATCTCTCCTGTCCCTAGCCCGGGGGGCCGCAGGGTGGGGGGGTCCTACTCCCCCTAGGGACCAGTGACAGTCTTAGCTCAGCGGTGACCCTCTAGGTATGAAAGAGGCTccgggagtcccaggggggccaaTCCCGTGGGCCACCAACCCACGTCACTTCCCTGGTAGGGGGCTGTTGTGGCTGGCCAGCTCCAGCCTGTTGGACGGCGTGAGTCCGGAGGCGGAGAACTTGCCTGGGGCGGAGGCGGGCAGGGGGTGCCATGTGCAGGGGAAGGTGGCCGTGAAGGCCTGGCGGAAGGAGCGCATGCGGAAGACGTACACCACGGGGTTGATGGCGGAGTTGGCGTGGGACAGGACGATGGTCGCCAGCACGAgcgggctggggatggggcagccGGGGCAGACGAGCTGGAGGGTGTTGATGACGTGGAGGGGCAGCCAGCAGAAGGCGAAGCAGAAGAGGACGATGAAGAGCGAGGTGGCCAGCCGCAGCTCCTTGTGCAGGACGCGGCGGCGTCGGGCCTGCCGGCTCACCTCAACCTCCCGCTCGGCCACCTTGCGGATCTGCCGCTTGGCCTCCAGGAAGATACGGCCGTAGAGGACCAGCATGATGGCCAGCGGCACCAGCATGCAGGCCATGAACTTGAAATAGACCTCGAAGGTGTCCTCGATGAAGGCGTTGAATTTGCACTGGCCGTCGGGCGGGAAGGGTTTATGCCAGCCCATGAGGGGCAGTGCCCCAATGAAGGTGGCCAGCACCCAGCTGCTCAGGATGACCAGGAGCGAGTTCTGGGGGCTCATGAGGGATGGGTACTGGAAGGGCTTGAGGATGGAGATGTACCGCTCCACTGCAATGGCCAGCAGGCCGAAGACCGAGGCCTGCGTGAAGATCAGCAGGGTGCAGAGCATCAGCAAGCACAGAGTCGGCCGGCCCCGCGGCAGCCCCGCATCCGCCATCTGGGCGCAGGGGATGGCCACGGCCCCCACCAGGATGTCGGCCGCGGCCAGCGAGACCAGGAAGTGGTTGGTCACCACGGCGCGCAGCTTCCTGTCCCGCAGGATGACAGTGCAAATGAAGAGGTTGCCGGCGACGGACAGCACCGCTGTGACGGTCTCCGTCAGGAAGTAGGGCACGTCCAGGCCAGGCAAGCTCCCGTTCGATGCCcccgggcagggcgggggagtgATGGGCGGGAAGGACGAGTTGGGGAAGGCGTTGGTGGCAGGTGGGGCTCTGGCCATGTTAATCCAGGTGCCTCGCTGGGCCGTCAGTGCTCCCCCGTCTCCATACTCCATCAGCGCGGCTGCACGGAGGGAAACCAGAGCTCAGCATATGGCCAACCCGCTACGGGGGGTTGGGCTACGGGGGTCGAATTCTGCTCTTTGATTTGGTGAGCGGGAAGCCGGGAGGGGGTCACTGGCCTGGGATCTGCAGGTCAGACCAGAGGATCTGGTGGGCCCCTGCGATCGGGGGGAGAGCCTCCGAGAATGCCCAATTCCCCTGCTCCTGAGGGCTAAGACATGGGAACCTGGCCCTGTTCTGTTGGAATCAGAGGGACACGGGATATATCTCCCCGCCTCGTATTAATGGCTATCGAGGGGCCACATGCCCGCAGACGCTAGGTATTTCCATACATCCAGTGACGTATCTTATACAGCCGCTACTTCCATTACCAGGGAGGGAGCAGTTCACCGAGGGCTGGGGTGGATTCTCCGTCCCTGGCACTTTTCTCAATCAAGGCAGGCTGTTTTTCAACAAGACCTGTTCTGGCTCAACCGGGAATTAACCCAGCGCCATCCTATGGCCTGAGTCATCCAGCGGGTCAGCCTATATGGTCCCAATGgcccctcctggccttggaatctctggcCCAGGGAGAGGTTGGACCCAGGTGAAAGCACAAGGCAAGTTGGAGGGGGGCAGATTCCTGGTGTGCAAGGCGGGGGGGGGATTAAGGCATTAATCCCACATGCAATGCCCATATGCCATGCTGTAAGAAAATATCTCCAGTTTGCTTTACAACTTTGAAAACGTTCTCTCTGAACTTGTGAACACAGCCACCGGAATCgtct is drawn from Eretmochelys imbricata isolate rEreImb1 chromosome 23, rEreImb1.hap1, whole genome shotgun sequence and contains these coding sequences:
- the LOC144279275 gene encoding adenosine receptor A1-like produces the protein MEYGDGGALTAQRGTWINMARAPPATNAFPNSSFPPITPPPCPGASNGSLPGLDVPYFLTETVTAVLSVAGNLFICTVILRDRKLRAVVTNHFLVSLAAADILVGAVAIPCAQMADAGLPRGRPTLCLLMLCTLLIFTQASVFGLLAIAVERYISILKPFQYPSLMSPQNSLLVILSSWVLATFIGALPLMGWHKPFPPDGQCKFNAFIEDTFEVYFKFMACMLVPLAIMLVLYGRIFLEAKRQIRKVAEREVEVSRQARRRRVLHKELRLATSLFIVLFCFAFCWLPLHVINTLQLVCPGCPIPSPLVLATIVLSHANSAINPVVYVFRMRSFRQAFTATFPCTWHPLPASAPGKFSASGLTPSNRLELASHNSPLPGK